A region of the Cucurbita pepo subsp. pepo cultivar mu-cu-16 chromosome LG14, ASM280686v2, whole genome shotgun sequence genome:
aaaaaaaatattaaatgaaaaaaaaaattaaaatcacgtgacttttgatttaaaaaaggCGAGACGGAGAGTACCTAGACAGGAGCTGTTATCTCATATTGTGATTTGTAATCGAGTTTATTAGGTTATCTCGTATTATGATATGAGTTTATTGAACAAGCGGTATGCtcgagagaagaaaaacaaactcTTAATAAAATCGACCATTtgtgagattaaaaaaaaatagacgaATATGTGACTGTCTCACGGGGAGGTTTAATGGTTTTTGTTGAAAAGGTGAATTGTTAAGAAGTCTGAAAAATATACCATATTTTCGGGAATTTCTGGGAAGAGATCAAATTGTATGAAGTTTAATGCTCGAGAACATACGTTGTCTGGCCGTGACGTGTAAACGAATtgacttaactcacttgttgttGAAAAGTGAGTGTCGTACAATTGCAAGTCTGCTGCCAAGAAAAgagcgattgtgacaagtggagTATTTCGTgtcatcaaatttaaaagttgaaaaccaaaaacgaacaaaaaggaaatgacAAATTTACCCCTACCCCGCTCgaggataaaaaaataataataatgaaaaaaataataggaaGCCTCCAAGCCACCCCATTTCATTTATCATCTCAACCTTTGAAATTTCTTACGTCAATGGGTCAAaatcattcaatttcattctcCCCATAGCCAAGAACCTTCCcctaatttcatataaatcaCATCACCATTCTTCATAAAAACACCCAACACATCTTGAAAGCAccaccaacccaactcaacccaacccgactTCTCCATCTTCCCCCATTTTTCCCTCTCTACCTATGCAGATTCACCTCCTCCACCGCCCCGACACCGTCGAGAAAGACGGCGGTGAGGACAAGAAGGAGGATCGGAAGCACGGAAGCGACGACGATAACGATAGCGATAGCGATTTGCCATCGTCGTTGAGCCTTAGAGAGCTTTCAAAGGTTATACTTCCACCTTTGGGAGTATCGAGCTTTACTGACGATAATAAAGTGAAGCGCCATAAATGGATCATCTCTCCCATGAACTCAAAATACAGGTACTCACACACTGTCgtgcttattttttttattttttattttgttttggttaaaattttccaaaaaaacaaaaacccatttttattttcttttacctttcctactattcttaaaatattagtGAATAATCTCTATCAACATGATCATAGCTCAATCACATAAGACGAAATagattcattaatttttatttttttgtattttttcgatattttctcatttttttttaatttaacaaagggaaaaatattagaaaattgaataataNtatttttattttttttgtattttttcgatattttctcatttttttttaatttaacaaagggaaaaatattagaaaattgaataataataatagtaataataaatatataattaaaatgttattaacTTGGAAAGtcatgaaattataattattagttaaaaatgtttttaaatttcaactatttttgcattttgatttttttttggaagtttTATTGCAaattatgtattattattaatattttattttattttattaataaaataaatatactatTTAACTATTGCCGACAAAACAGTAGGTTTTGGGGTACCAAAAAGATTCTTTACCATTTTGAGAAGTTTTTTTCCACAATATTCGATAATTAGCTGTctctataataataaataaataaataaataaataaataaataaataaataaataaataaataaataattgtttcaTTCAATGCAAATTTATGGGGTGGAGAATtctacaaatataaataagtcaatattatttttaaaattattttcattaattttagatcaccaaatcttcaTATGGATCTTAtctattcaataaaaataaaatttaataataataataataatagaagagagaggaaaataaaataaataaatttttataataataaaagtgagTAATGGGTGAAAAaagattttactttttaaaaaggaaaaggtataattctcttttttctttttctttttctttttatttatttatttatttttcttaaatttttaattttaatcaatttaaatatttttttttcttatgaataaaataaataatttaaagaaattaatttttataagaaagaaataaataaaagatataattatagatgccttgatactaaattatattcccgttgaaaaaaaaacatttttattttgacttaccagcaaaaaaaaaaaaaaaaaaaaaaaaaaaaaaaaaaaaNATTGTTAGTTATCTCggattaaaattttggagaatTTTACCGCGGGTGAATTTGCAGGTGGTGGCAGTCGTTCATGGTGGTTTTGGTTGCTTACTCGGTGTGGGTTTACCCAATGGAAGTGGCGTTTATGGACGCGATTCCCAAGCGCCGATTGTTAATTGTAGATAATGTTGTCGATCTCTTCTTCGCCATTGACAtcttcttcaccttcttcGTTGCTTACATTGATCATCGGACTCAGCTTCTCGTTCGCGATTCTAAGAAGATAGCTATTAGGTTTGAATTCTACATTCCTTATACTTtcatttcccttttctttgttcattATAGGTTTTGAAATGTGGTTTTTAGTACGAATTTTTGTGGTAGGTATGGAGGAAATCCGTTTTCTGAGGGGTAGATTATGATTAATTTGCTCTGAAATTGGATGTTCTTTCATTGGGTATTTGGCTGTTATTAGGTATATTTATCAGTTTGTTGCTGTGGTTAATTTTGAGTTCTTGTGCGCAAAGTAAAATGTGTTTGGAGAGTAGTTTTTTCAATGTTCTTGAAGTTGAAGAACATGATGATCAATGCGAGTGTGCTGGAAATAGTATTCTGAAATTGTAACTACATTGTTGTGGCTGTGTTAGCTTGTTGAATTTACTTTGTTTTCTATTGGAAAACCTTGTTTGAAGGATCTTCCAACCTTGCTATGCTTTTTAAGATGAGGTGTTACTCTTAGAAGTTCATTCAGTGATAGTTTTAAGCAGTGGTTTCACTTGTCAAATGATGCGATGAATGtggtattgtgagatcccacatcggtgtTGAgttggggtggattgtgagatcccacatcggttggggaggagaacaaagcatttcttataagggtgtagaaaccgcTCCATAGtagaagtgttttaaaactgtgaggttgacggtgataggtaacgggccaaagtggacaatatctacttgtGGTGACTtcgggctgttacaaatactatcaaagccagacacgaggcggtgtgccagcaaggacgctggcctcaaagggggtggactgaGGGGTcctacatcaattggagaagtaAACGAGTGCcggcgaggacactaggccctaaaagggggtggattgtgagatcccacgtcggtcggggaggagaactaaacattctttataagggtgtggaaatctctccctagcaaacgcgttttaaaaatcttgaggggaaatccgaaagggaaaacccaaaaaggacaatatcttctagcggttGTCACATACTTGTTATGGGATTTTAGCCTAAATCTCTACAACTTACATAAATGGTGTTCCATAGGTACCTGTCGACATGGTTCTTGATGGATTTGGCATCAACAATCCCATTTGAATCACTGGCTTATCTGTCCACAGGCAAATATGATATTTGTCTCCCTTTTGCCCTCCTAGGATTGCTCAGGTTCTGGCGACTGCGACGTGTCAAGCAACTTTTTACAAGGTTTGTTCTCAGTCATCTTATCTTATCGATCACTTATTCCAGACGCTCGAACCTTATTAACGTTCTATTCCGTTGTTCAGGCTCGAGAAGGACATTAGATTCAGCTACTTTTGGATTCGATGTGCTAGGCTTCTATTTGTAAGTAAAATAATCTGTTCAAACTGATTGAATCTTCTTGAAAGGTTGGTTAAAAGTTGGTGTTCTGTTTGTAGGTTACTTTGCTCTATGTCCATTGTGCCGCATGCCTCTACTACATGTTGGCTGACCGGTATCCAAATGAAGGAAAGACGTGGATTGGAACAGCGTTTCCAAATTTCAGAGAGACTAGCTTTGGAGTGAGATATGTTTCATCCATGTATTGGTCTATCACCACTATGACCACGGTTGGTTATGGTGATCTTCATGCTGTGAACACGATGGAGATGATCTTTATAATCTTCTACATGCTCTTCAATCTCGGGTTAACCGCTTACTTGATCGGTAACATGACAAACCTAGTCGTTGAAGGAACTCGACGCACAATGGAATTCGTAAGCATTCATATAAGTtcctttttatatttctttctatATACGATTCCCGTTGTTTTAACTCGACCATTACTAttacggcccaagcccaccactagcagatattgtcctctttgggctttccctttcggacttaccctcaaggttttaaaacgtatctgctagggagaggtttccacacccttataaagggtatttcgttctcctccccaactgatgtgggatctcaaaatacACCCCCCTTCaaagcccagcgtcctcgctggcacttgttcctttctccaatcgatgtgggacccccaccaaatccaccctcctttggggcccagcgtccttgctagcagaccgcctcgtgtctaccccctttggggaacaacctcctctctagcacatcgcccagtgtctgcctctgataccatttgtaacggcctaagctcactactagcagatattgtcctcttcgagctttccctttcgggcttaccttcaaggtttttaaaatgcNttggggaacaacctcctctctagcacatcgcccagtgtctgcctctaataccatttgtaacggcctaagctcactactagcagatattgtcctctttgagctttccctttcgggcttaccttcaaggtttttaaaatgcatctgctagggagaggtttccacacccttctaaagggtgttttgttctcctccccaaccgatgtgtgatctcacaattacGTGAATTGGTATGCTTTTGCAGAGAAACAGCATCGAACTGGCATCGAATTTTGTTAACCGAAACCGCCTGCCTTCGAAGTTGAAGGAACACATATTAGCATACATGTGTTTAAGATTCAAAGCCGAGAGCCTAAACCAACAACACCTGATCGAACAGCTTCCGAAGTCGATTTGCCATAGCATCTGTCAGCAATTGTTTATGCCGACCGTGGAGAAACTCTACCTCTTCAAGGGTGTCTCAAAGGAAACACTTGTGATGCTGGTGAGCTTAGCAGTTCTTTAGCTTGGGTTTGGACTACTCACCTATGAACTTTAGCTAACTATGCCATGAAATGTGACAGGTAGCCGAGATGAAAGCCGAGTATATACCGCCTAAAGAGGACGTGATAGTACATAACGAAAGCCCGGAAGAAGTTTATATCATCGTGTCCGGGGAAATCGAAATTATCGACTGTGAGACGGAGGTGGAACGGATTGTTGGGACATTACACTGTGGCAGTATGTTTGGGGAAGTAGGAGCACTTTGTTGCAAAAACCACAGCTTTACATACAGAACCAAAACTCTTTCACAGCTCTTGAAGCTCAAAACAAGTGTGCTACAAGAAGCTATGCATATCAAACAAGAAGACAGTACAGTCATCGTCAAGAACTTCCTTCAGGTTCGTATACGAATTTTCGAGTATAAGTCCCCTGAAAACGGAACAATTTTCAAACCAAATCTTTGAGAGAAAAATCTGTTAAAACTCTTGTAGGAAAGGGAGCTGAGCCACAAAATCACCATAGAAGNCTCTGAAAACGGAACAATTTTCAAACCAAATCTTTGAGAGAAAAATCTGTTAAATCTTGTAGGAAAGGGAGCTGAGCCACAAAATCACCATAGAAGGTTCGCCCGAAAAAGAGACGACGCCGACTTTGATCGAAGAAAAGGATCAAAGTTTCAACTGGAAACACTCCATTGAGTTAGATTTTAGTAGAGTTAACATATACAAAGGCCATCCAGTAGCCAGAAAACAGGCTTCTTGTGATGATCCTGGAAAGCTCATCAGATTGCCACATTCAATGGAGGAGCTCAAAAGAGTTGCAGGTAACATTCTAATGGAAACTTCATTATTTTCAGCGAGTTCGAGATCGATTGATATGTTCTTGACTCCAGTTTTGGGAATCTTAACAGGTGAAAAGTTTGGATTTGATGCAACAAATGCTGTTTTGACAAATGAAGAAGGCTCTGAAATTGATTCCATTGATGTGATAAGGGATAATGATAAGCTTTTTTTCTCATAGCTGCAGATTATAAAACTCTGAAATCTGAGGCTATGAACATACATAGGTATTAGATGATCAAGAGAGGTTTTTcccataaaaattaagaaaaaggggaaaattTGCTAAGCAAAGCTCTGCCTTGatcaattattttgtattgttttcttcattttttcttattgaaattagttgaaaggaaaaagccTATATATCCATCTGCTTCGTTTAAGCTTTTTTGCTCGACCATTGTGGAGCGAGAGTTCGAACCATTAACTTAGAGATAGTACTTGATGTTTCATCCATTGAGTTATGTTCGNGATCGAACCATTAATTTAGAGATAGTACTTGATGTTTCATCCATTGAGTTATGTTCGTTCATCCATCAGGTTCAGGGTTTCTTTTCCGAGCTTAGTTATTtggattataaatttgatagaTCATTTCAAGTATCAATGAACCGAATCATAAAATGTTTGAGTCAGGTTGGTTGAATATAGTCCAACAATTAAGTTGAAGTTTTATTCTCTCCTTATACACAGTAAACTTGTTTGATGAATCGATCTTAGACCC
Encoded here:
- the LOC111809799 gene encoding potassium channel AKT2/3-like; amino-acid sequence: MQIHLLHRPDTVEKDGGEDKKEDRKHGSDDDNDSDSDLPSSLSLRELSKVILPPLGVSSFTDDNKVKRHKWIISPMNSKYRWWQSFMVVLVAYSVWVYPMEVAFMDAIPKRRLLIVDNVVDLFFAIDIFFTFFVAYIDHRTQLLVRDSKKIAIRYLSTWFLMDLASTIPFESLAYLSTGKYDICLPFALLGLLRFWRLRRVKQLFTRLEKDIRFSYFWIRCARLLFVTLLYVHCAACLYYMLADRYPNEGKTWIGTAFPNFRETSFGVRYVSSMYWSITTMTTVGYGDLHAVNTMEMIFIIFYMLFNLGLTAYLIGNMTNLVVEGTRRTMEFRNSIELASNFVNRNRLPSKLKEHILAYMCLRFKAESLNQQHLIEQLPKSICHSICQQLFMPTVEKLYLFKGVSKETLVMLVAEMKAEYIPPKEDVIVHNESPEEVYIIVSGEIEIIDCETEVERIVGTLHCGSMFGEVGALCCKNHSFTYRTKTLSQLLKLKTSVLQEAMHIKQEDSTVIVKNFLQERELSHKITIEGSPEKETTPTLIEEKDQSFNWKHSIELDFSRVNIYKGHPVARKQASCDDPGKLIRLPHSMEELKRVAGEKFGFDATNAVLTNEEGSEIDSIDVIRDNDKLFFS